The following are from one region of the Methanoculleus caldifontis genome:
- a CDS encoding ANTAR domain-containing protein — protein sequence MGSLTPLNVLLAVPDNSAAGTLSTWLQERGHTVVGVAVRGEDALRAAAASRPGVVVLDASLPCPMSPLWMALAIRDGLGIPILLATADPHDTLPAGGEAALSPQEILAVPFGPESLAAAVETLVACERARGSGGRCTALTSCLQKEVLQQLETNIEQLATLNDRIRNPLQVITAYAGLMEGDARDAILLQVAAIDEVVRQLDRGTLASVAVREYLRKHREIPGS from the coding sequence GTGGGTAGCCTGACCCCTCTCAACGTCCTCCTTGCAGTGCCCGACAACTCCGCGGCGGGAACGCTCTCCACCTGGTTGCAGGAGCGGGGGCATACGGTCGTGGGCGTTGCCGTACGGGGCGAGGACGCCCTTAGAGCCGCAGCCGCGTCACGGCCCGGGGTTGTCGTCCTCGATGCCTCCCTCCCCTGCCCGATGAGCCCCCTCTGGATGGCCCTTGCGATCCGGGACGGGCTCGGGATCCCCATCCTCCTCGCGACCGCAGATCCGCACGATACGCTTCCGGCGGGCGGGGAGGCGGCCCTCTCACCGCAGGAGATCCTCGCGGTCCCCTTTGGCCCGGAGAGCCTTGCCGCTGCAGTAGAGACCCTGGTCGCCTGCGAGCGGGCCCGGGGTTCCGGGGGGCGTTGCACCGCCCTCACCTCCTGCCTGCAGAAAGAGGTGTTGCAGCAGCTTGAGACGAACATCGAGCAGCTCGCGACCTTGAACGACCGTATCCGCAACCCCCTCCAGGTGATCACGGCATACGCCGGATTGATGGAAGGCGACGCCCGCGACGCGATCCTGCTCCAGGTGGCGGCAATTGACGAGGTCGTCCGGCAGCTGGACCGGGGAACCCTTGCGTCGGTGGCGGTCAGGGAGTACCTCCGCAAGCACCGCGAGATCCCGGGATCATGA